The following is a genomic window from Aeromonas sp. FDAARGOS 1405.
GACGACTCCCAGGCAGCAGGTCCAGGCCAGCTGCTGCGCAATGCCCGTGAACAGCTTGGCTGGACACGAGAACAGGTTGCGTCCCGCATTCACCTTCGTCTGACCCTGATCGCCGCCATCGAATCGGATACCTACGACAAACATACGTCCCATACCTTTATTCGGGGCTATCTGCGTACCTATGCCAAGTTGGTCGGGATCCCGGAAGAGACCATTCTGGCCGCTTACGACAAGCTGGGTCTGACTCCTCCCGACAATATCGACATGCAGAGCTTCTCCCGTCGCTCTCGCCAGCAAGCCAACGACAATCGGCTCAAGGTAGTCACCTGGCTGGTTATTCTGGTGTTGATTGCGCTCTCGGTCGCCTGGTGGTGGCAGAGTACTTCACGCCGCTCCGCCGGTGATGAGGCCCTGGCAGCCACCGAGATGAGTGCAACCGGTTCGACTCCGGCTGAACCGGCTATCACGCAGCCCGATGCGATCAACACCGCCCCGGTGGAAGGCGCTGCCATCGCACCTGCCGCCACTGACGTGACTGCCCCCGCGGTGGTCTCCGATGCGACTGCTACCCTGGCGCCTGCTTCTGCGGCTGTTGCCCCGACCGATGTCAGCGCGGCTGTCGGCACTGCGACCGATGCTGCGGTATCCGGCGCCAATGGCACCGAATCTGAAGAGGCTGTCGTTGATCCGGCGACTGCGCCGCAACTGAAGATGAGCTTCACCGCCGATTGCTGGCTGGATGTGAAGGATGCCAACGGCAAGACCCTGTTCAGTGGTCTGAAGAAGGCCAACGACGAGCTGGTGCTGGAAGGCGCCGAGCCCCTGAAGTTCATCATTGGCGCGCCCATGGCCGTCAAGCTTGACTACAAGGGTCAGTCGTTTGATATGAGCCGTTACAACAACGGTCGTACAGCCCGCTTCTCACTGCCGCAGGAGTAATCTGTTTCCCATGTCTTCTCACGAATCACCCATCATTCGTCGTAAATCCAGACAGATCATGGTTGGTAATGTACCGGTTGGGGGCGATGCCCCCATTACCGTGCAGACCATGACCAACACCAAGACCACAGATGTCGCCGCCACCATCGAGCAGATCCAGCGGATCGAGCGGGTCGGCGCCGATATCGTCCGTGTCTCCGTGCCCACCATGGAAGCGGCGGAAGCCTTCCGGCTCATCAAACAGCAAACCCGCATCCCCATCGTTGCCGATATCCACTTCGACTATCGCATCGCCCTGAAAGTGGCCGAGTACGGTGCCGACTGCCTGCGTATCAACCCGGGCAACATCGGCAACGAGCAGCGGGTGCGATCTGTGGTCGATTGCGCGCGCGACCTCAATATCCCGATCCGTATCGGGGTCAATGGCGGGTCGCTGGAGAAAGATATTCAGGAGAAGTACGGCGAGCCGACCCCAGAGGCGCTGGTGGAGTCCGCCATGCGCCACGTGGAGTATCTCGATCGCCTCGATTTCCAGGATTTCAAGGTGAGCGTCAAGGCCTCCGATGTGTTCCTGGCAGTCGGTGCCTATCGCCTGCTGGCCAAGCAGATTGAACAGCCGCTGCACCTTGGCATCACCGAAGCGGGCGGTTTCCGTGCCGGCGCGGTGAAGTCTGCCATCGGTCTGGGTATGTTGCTCACCGATGGCATCGGCGATACCCTGCGTATCTCGCTGGCGGCGGATCCGGTGGAGGAGGTAAAGGTCGGTTTCGATATCCTCAAATCCCTGCGTATTCGCTCCCGTGGCATCAACTTTATCGCTTGCCCATCCTGCTCACGGCAGGAGTTCGATGTGATCGCCACCGTCAATGCTCTGGAAGAGCGGCTCGAAGACATCATCACCCCGATGGATGTCTCCATCATCGGCTGTGTGGTGAACGGGCCGGGCGAAGCGCTGGTTTCCGACCTTGGTCTGGCGGGTGCCGCCAACAAGAGTGCCTTCTATGAGGGGGGCCAGCGGGTCGATCGGCTCGACAACAAGGATCTCATTCCTACTCTGGAGCGCCGCATTCGTGCCCGCGCCGCCATGCTGGATCCGGCCAACCGGATCCCGATGGACAAGGAGTGAGCGAAACAGGGCCACATGGGGTGGCCCTCTTTCCAGGTGACTGATTTTACACCCCGCATCCGGACTCCCTGATTTTACCTCGGGGGGGAAACTCACTATAATGCGGCCAAATTTTACCTCTTTTTCTCGAGTATCAACGTGGCAAAACAGATCCAAGCTATTCGCGGTATGAATGATTGCCTGCCGGAGCAGAGCCCGGTATGGCAGAAAGTTGAACAGATCCTGCGCCAGGTCGTTGCCAGCTATGGCTACAGCGAAGTGCGCATGCCGATTGTCGAGCAGACTCATCTGTTCAAGCGCGCCATCGGTGAAGTGACCGACGTGGTCGAAAAAGAGATGTACACCTTTGAAGACCGCAACGGCGACAGCCTGAGTCTGCGTCCGGAAGGGACCGCCAGCTGCGTCCGTGCCGGTATAGAGCACGGTCTGCTTTACAACCAGGAACGCCGGATGTGGTACATGGGCCCCATGTTCCGTCACGAGCGTCCCCAGAAGGGCCGTTACCGCCAGTTCCACCAGTTCGGTGTCGAGCTGTTTGGCATCAACGGGCCGGACATTGACGCGGAGCTGATCATGCTGACCCACCGCCTGTGGCGTCTGTTTGGCATCAGCGAACATGTCACCCTGCAGCTCAACACCCTGGGGCAGAGTGCCGAGCGTGCCGCATACCGTGATGCGCTGGTAGCCTATCTGGAGCAGTACAAGGACCAGCTGGACGAAGAGAGCCAGCGCCGCATGTACAGCAACCCGTTGCGGGTGCTCGACTCCAAGGATGAAAAAGTACAGGCCATTCTGGCGGGTGCCCCGCGTCTGTTCGATCACCTGGGCGAAGAGAGCCTGGCCCACTTCGAGGGGCTCAAGCGCCTGCTTGAGTCTGCCGGGATCAAATACGAAGTGAACGAGCGTCTGGTGCGTGGTCTTGACTATTACAACCTGACCGTGTTCGAGTGGGTCACCAGCAGTCTGGGTGCCCAGGGCACCGTCTGTGCCGGTGGCCGCTACGATGGTCTGGTAGAGCAGTTGGGCGGTCAACCGACCCCGGCCGTGGGCTTTGCCATGGGCATGGAGCGTCTGGTGCTGATGCTGGAGACCCTCGAGCTCAACGCCGATATCCGCCCGGCGGTGGATGTTTATCTGGCGATGGTGGGCGAGGGGACCGAGCAGGCTGGCTTCCAGCTGGCCGAGCGTCTGCGCGATGCCCTGCCTGACCTGCGCCTCATGAGCCACTGCGGCGGTGGCAACTTCAAGAAACAACTCAAGCGTGCCGACAAGAGCGGTGCGGCAATCGCCCTGATCCTTGGTGAAACCGAGGTGCAAAACGGGGAGATCACTATCAAATATCTGCGTGGTCAGGCCGAGCAACAGACCGTCAAGGTTAACGCCGCCATTGCCCTGCTGGCAGCCAAAGGAGAGTAAGCTGTGGAAGTCTATACCACCGAAGAACAACAGGTTGAGGTTATCAAGGAGTGGTGGAAAGAGAACGGAACCTCGGTGATTGTCGGGACCGTGATCGGTCTGGTCGGTCTGTTCGGCTGGCGCTATTACAACCAGCACCAGCAAGAGACCATGGAGGCCTCCTCCCACTCTTACAACCAGGTGATTGAGCAGCTGGCCAAGGGCGATGCCGCCGGTTTCGAGCAGGCACAGCAGTTTGTCACCGCCAACAAGGGCGACTCCTACGGCGAATTGGCCGCTTTGCAACTGGCTGCTGCTGCCGTCAAGGCGGGCAAGCTGGATCTGGCTGCCGAGCAGCTGGAGCTGGTGGCGACCACAGGTGACGAGAGCATTCGTCCCATCGCGGCGTTGCGTCTGGCCCGAGTGCTGAATGATCAGGGCAAGGCAGATGAAGCGCTGGCCCAACTTGGCAAGATCAACAGCGACGCCTTCAAGGCCCAGGTGGCCGAAGTGCGCGGTGACATCCTGCAAAAGCAGGGCAAGATTGAGGAGGCTCGCGACGCCTATCAGGCGGCGGCGGATGCCGGCGGCCTGCAGGGTAGCGCCGAGCTCAAGCTGAAAATGGATGATCTGGCCCTGCCGGCCGTTGCGACTGGTGAGGCACCGGATGCGTAATCTATTCAAGATGGTGGCGCTGGGGGCTGCGGTCTCCTTCGCTCTGCAGGGTTGCTCCCTGTTCAGTTCGGAAGAGGATCTCAACCCGATGGCGCCGCTGCCCAAGGTTGAATCTTCCTTCACTGCCGACACCGCATGGTCATCCACCGTGGGTGATGGCATCGGTGACTTCTACTCCCAGCTCAAGCCGGTGGTGGAAGAGGACCGCATCTACGCGGCTGCCCGCGACGGCGATGTCAGCGCCTTTGATCGTGCCAGTGGCGATCGCCTCTGGACAGTCGATCTGGCTGACCTGCCGGTCAACGCCGACAAGCGCAGCGCCCGCCTCTCGGGTGGTCTGGTATCCCGTTACGGCAAGCTGTTCCTCGGCTCCGAGAACGGGGTGGTATACGCCCTGAACGAAGAGAATGGTGATGTGCTGTGGCAGACCAATGTGCCCGGCGAAGTGGTGGCGAGCCCTGCGGTGGAAGATGGCCGCGTGGTAGTGCTGACTACCTCCGGTCGCCTGATTGCCCTCGATACTGACGAAGGCAAGGTTCAGTGGACTCTCTCTGAAGAGCAGCCGCCGCTGACCCTGCGCAGTGCAGGTGCGCCGGTGATCACCAATGGTGCCGTGATTTATGGCCGCGCCGATGGCAAGGTGGGCATTGCCCTGCTCGGTAACGGCCAACCGGTGCGCCAGTCCAAGGTCGCCGACCCGCGCGGTGCCACCGAGCTTGACCGTATGGTGGACGTCGATGCCAGCCCGCTGATTGCCGGTGATGAGCTCTATGCCATCGCCTACAATG
Proteins encoded in this region:
- the rodZ gene encoding cytoskeleton protein RodZ, with the protein product MTIEQPHDFQQDDSQAAGPGQLLRNAREQLGWTREQVASRIHLRLTLIAAIESDTYDKHTSHTFIRGYLRTYAKLVGIPEETILAAYDKLGLTPPDNIDMQSFSRRSRQQANDNRLKVVTWLVILVLIALSVAWWWQSTSRRSAGDEALAATEMSATGSTPAEPAITQPDAINTAPVEGAAIAPAATDVTAPAVVSDATATLAPASAAVAPTDVSAAVGTATDAAVSGANGTESEEAVVDPATAPQLKMSFTADCWLDVKDANGKTLFSGLKKANDELVLEGAEPLKFIIGAPMAVKLDYKGQSFDMSRYNNGRTARFSLPQE
- a CDS encoding tetratricopeptide repeat protein, which produces MEVYTTEEQQVEVIKEWWKENGTSVIVGTVIGLVGLFGWRYYNQHQQETMEASSHSYNQVIEQLAKGDAAGFEQAQQFVTANKGDSYGELAALQLAAAAVKAGKLDLAAEQLELVATTGDESIRPIAALRLARVLNDQGKADEALAQLGKINSDAFKAQVAEVRGDILQKQGKIEEARDAYQAAADAGGLQGSAELKLKMDDLALPAVATGEAPDA
- the bamB gene encoding outer membrane protein assembly factor BamB, with the protein product MRNLFKMVALGAAVSFALQGCSLFSSEEDLNPMAPLPKVESSFTADTAWSSTVGDGIGDFYSQLKPVVEEDRIYAAARDGDVSAFDRASGDRLWTVDLADLPVNADKRSARLSGGLVSRYGKLFLGSENGVVYALNEENGDVLWQTNVPGEVVASPAVEDGRVVVLTTSGRLIALDTDEGKVQWTLSEEQPPLTLRSAGAPVITNGAVIYGRADGKVGIALLGNGQPVRQSKVADPRGATELDRMVDVDASPLIAGDELYAIAYNGQLMARKLMSGDEVWKRKYSGYRDLAMTGNAIVLTDSRSHLFAVDRRNGLELWSNTQLENRTVTAPVIFGDYVVVGDVEGYLYWLDRTDGTIKAMQQLDSSGLYAAPLVDGETLYVQSRGGKLYALKRP
- the hisS gene encoding histidine--tRNA ligase, with the translated sequence MAKQIQAIRGMNDCLPEQSPVWQKVEQILRQVVASYGYSEVRMPIVEQTHLFKRAIGEVTDVVEKEMYTFEDRNGDSLSLRPEGTASCVRAGIEHGLLYNQERRMWYMGPMFRHERPQKGRYRQFHQFGVELFGINGPDIDAELIMLTHRLWRLFGISEHVTLQLNTLGQSAERAAYRDALVAYLEQYKDQLDEESQRRMYSNPLRVLDSKDEKVQAILAGAPRLFDHLGEESLAHFEGLKRLLESAGIKYEVNERLVRGLDYYNLTVFEWVTSSLGAQGTVCAGGRYDGLVEQLGGQPTPAVGFAMGMERLVLMLETLELNADIRPAVDVYLAMVGEGTEQAGFQLAERLRDALPDLRLMSHCGGGNFKKQLKRADKSGAAIALILGETEVQNGEITIKYLRGQAEQQTVKVNAAIALLAAKGE
- the ispG gene encoding flavodoxin-dependent (E)-4-hydroxy-3-methylbut-2-enyl-diphosphate synthase — protein: MSSHESPIIRRKSRQIMVGNVPVGGDAPITVQTMTNTKTTDVAATIEQIQRIERVGADIVRVSVPTMEAAEAFRLIKQQTRIPIVADIHFDYRIALKVAEYGADCLRINPGNIGNEQRVRSVVDCARDLNIPIRIGVNGGSLEKDIQEKYGEPTPEALVESAMRHVEYLDRLDFQDFKVSVKASDVFLAVGAYRLLAKQIEQPLHLGITEAGGFRAGAVKSAIGLGMLLTDGIGDTLRISLAADPVEEVKVGFDILKSLRIRSRGINFIACPSCSRQEFDVIATVNALEERLEDIITPMDVSIIGCVVNGPGEALVSDLGLAGAANKSAFYEGGQRVDRLDNKDLIPTLERRIRARAAMLDPANRIPMDKE